The sequence below is a genomic window from Henriciella marina DSM 19595.
GCAAGCCAGAGCCTTTCAAGGGCAAGGGCGTGCGGTATGCGGGCGAATACGTCCGCCGCAAGGAAGGCAAGAAGAAGTAACGCCATGAAGACGACACGCGAAAAGACACTCCGCCGCGCCCAGCGCGTTCGTGCGAAGCTCCGCAAAGTTGCTGAAGGCAAGCCGCGTCTGTCGGTTGCCCGCTCGCACAAGAATATCTCAGTCCAGATCATCGATGATGAGAAGGGTCTGACGGTTGCTGCGGCATCGACGCTCGAGCAGGACCTGCGCGGCAAGCTGAAATCCACGAGCGACATTGCTGCCGCTCAGAAGATCGGCGAGCTGATTGCAGAGCGCGCAAAGCAGGCCGGTGTCGAAGACGTCGTCTTCGATCGCGGTGGCTACATGTTCCACGGCCGGGTGAAAGCCCTGGCAGATGCCGCCCGTGAGGGCGGCCTGAAGTTCTAGGAGGCCAGTATGGCAGACGAACAGGGCAGAGGTCGCGGCCGCGGACGCGGGCGCAGAGACGATCGCAACGATGAGCAAAGCGAGCTGACAGACAAGCTGGTCGGTATTAACCGCGTCGCAAAGACGGTTAAGGGCGGCAAGAACTTCGGTTTCGCAGCTCTCGTGGTTGTTGGTGATCAGAAGGGCCGCGCAGGCTTCGGTAAGGGCAAGGCCCGCGAAGTTCCTGAAGCGATCCGAAAGGCAACCGAGGAAGCCAAGCGCAACCTCGTTCGCATTCCGCTTCGCGAAGGCCGCACGCTTCACCATGACGGCAAAGGCCGCTGGGGTGCTGGCAAGGTCACGCTTCGTGCAGCGCCTCCCGGCACCGGGGTGATTGCGGGTGGCCCGATGCGCGCCGTTATGGAAGTGCTCGGCATCCAGGACGTCGTTGCGAAGTCGAACGGCTCGTCCAACCCTTACAACATGGTTCGTGCGACCTTCCAGGCGCTCAAGGAGCAGGCGAGCCCACGCTCGATCGCTTCTAAGCGCGGCCTGAAAGTCCAGGATATCGTTGGTCGCCGCACCGATGGTGCGTCCGAAGCCGGCGTTTCCGAAACCGCCTGATTTAGAAAAGGGATCTGATGATGGCCAAGAAGCAAGCAGACATGATCAAGGTGCGCCAGACGGGCAGCCCGATTCGCCGTAAGCCAGAACAGCGCGCAACGCTGGTCGGCCTCGGTCTGAACAAGGTCGGCCGTGAGAGCGAGCTCCAGAACACACCTTCCGTTCAGGGCATGATCGCCAAGGTGTCACATCTTATTGAAGTCGTAGAAGAGTAGGCGTATAGGGGCGACCCTTTCACACGCCAGTCAGGAATAGAGCGATGAAACTCAACGAACTCTCTCCAAATGCGGGCTCCACGCATAACCGCCACCGTGTTGGCCGCGGCGTCGGCTCCGGCAAGGGCAAGACTGGCGGACGTGGTGTCAAAGGTCAGAAGGCACGCTCGGGCGTCGCCATCAACGGCTTTGAAGGCGGCCAGATGCCAATCTATATGCGTCTGCCAAAGCGCGGTTTCACATCCCGCGGCTCCAAGACGCATGCCTGGGTCAACCTCGGTCGTCTGACCAAGGCGATTGATGCTGGCAAGCTGAAAGCCGACGATATCACGGAAGAGACACTTCTTTCGTCCGGCGTTGTCCGCCGCAGCAAGGACGGCATCCGCCTACTTGCCAAGGGTGACGCGCCGAAGAACGCCAAGATCACCGTGACCGGCGCCAGTAAGGCCGCCATCGAGGCGATCGAAAAAGCCGGTGGATCCGTTACGGTGACCGGTCCGATAGCTGCTGAAAAAGCTGAGTAAGACGGGTCTTTTTCGTCTATACACCTTCACAAACACGATCTCGCCGCCAATGTTGGCGGCGATTTCATTTCGGGTAGGAGGGTCCTTTGGCCACAGCCGCAGAGCAAATGGCGCGCAACATGAACTTCGGCACCTTCGCCAAGGCGAAGGACCTCCAGGCGCGCATCCTGTTCACGCTTTTCATTCTGGTCCTCTATCGCCTCGGCACGTACATTCCCGTGCCTGGTGTCGACCCGACCCAGTTCGAGCGCTTCTTCGCCCAGCAATCGGGCGGTATGCTCGGCTCCCTGAACATGTTTGCAGGCGGCGCGGTCGAGCGCATGAGCGTCTTCGCGCTGAACGTCATGCCCTATATTACGGCGTCCATCATCGTGCAGATGATGACGAGCGCCGTCCCTTCGCTTGAAAAGCTCAAAAAAGAAGGCGAGTCCGGGCGCAAACAGATTAACCAGTATACCCGTTACCTCACTGTCGGCTTTGCCTTCTTCCAGGGGTTCGGGATTGCGATGGGTCTGTCGGGCGTCGCCTATGACGGTATTGCCCAGTGGTTCTTTATCGTGACAGCCGTTTCGACCTTTGTTGGCGGCACAATGTTCCTGATGTGGATGGGTGAGCAGATTACTGCGCGCGGCATCGGTAATGGTATCTCTTTAATTATTTTCGCGGGCATCATCGCTGAGATGCCGAAGGCGATCTTCAACCTCTTCTCAGGTGGCCGCGAGCAGGGCATCAATGTCGTCTTTGTTCTCGGCATTCTTGTACTGGTCATTGCGCTGGTCCTCTTCATCGTGTTCATCGAACGCTCGCAGCGCCGGATCCTGATCCAGTATCCAAAGCGCCAGCAGGGCAACAAGATGAGCCAGGGACAATCGTCCTTCATGCCGCTCAAGCTGAACACGTCAGGCGTGATTCCGCCGATCTTCGCGATCGCGATCCTGATGCTGCCGCTGACCGCTGTTGGTCTTGTTGGTGGAAGTACCGTGGGCGCAGAAGGTCAGGTGGCTGCTGGCGATCCGGGGATCCTTCAGTGGCTGGCGATCAACTTCTCGCCGGGCAGCTGGACCTACATCATTACCTATGGCGTGCTCGTGGCATTTTTCTGCTTCTTCTACACGTCCATCATGTTCAATCCGCAGGAGACGGCCGACAATCTGCGCAAGTATGGCGGGTTCGTTCCTGGCATCCGTCCAGGCAAGAACACGGCGGCCTATTTCGACTATGTGTTGACGAGGCTGACGACGATCGGTGCGATCTATCTTGTTTTCGTCTGTCTTCTGCCGGAAGTGCTGCGCCGCTATATGCCGGAAATTCCTTTCTACATTGGTGGTACTTCACTTCTGATCGTTGTATCGGTGACGATGGATACAGTGACACAGATCCAGTCCCACCTGATTGCGCACCAGTATGAGGGACTGATCAAGAAATCTCGGCTGGGAGGCAAACGCAGACGATGAATCTCATACTTTTCGGACCACCCGCCGCTGGCAAGGGCACACAGGCCAAACGCCTCGTCGAGGAATATGGTTATGTGCAACTGTCGACCGGCGACATGTTACGCGCTGCACGCGCGTCGGGGTCGGACCTCGGCAAGCGTGTTGCGAAGATCATGGATGAGGGCGGGCTCGTATCTGATGAGATCGTCATCGACCTGATTGATGAGCAGCTCGGACAGAACAAGGGCGCGGCCGGCTTCATCTTTGATGGTTTTCCGCGCACGATCGGTCAGGCCGAAGCGCTCGACCGGCTTCTTCAATCACGCGGCACCCAGGTCGATCGGGTGATTCGTCTCGTGGTTGACGAAGAGCAGCTTATGGAGCGTGTCACCAAGCGCTTTAATGAGCAGGGCCGCAAGGACGACAACCCGGCGACTTTTGCCGCCCGGCTGGAGAAATACAATCAGGATACGGCCCCGCTTCTGCCGTTTTATGCAGAGCGCGGAATCCTTCGCGAAGTCGATGGAATGGCCAGTATCGAGGCTGTCACTGAAGGCGTTGAGAAGGCGCTGAAAGAGACCGCATAAAGCCGCAATTCACCAGTTGACGCGGGGAATTGCACGTCTATAACGACGCACTTCGTTAAGAGGTCGGGTTCGCGCGCGCGGAGCGTTGGTTTCGTTTCGCGCCGGATCCGCTGTCGGCAGTTTTAGGAGATGAGGCCCCATGGCCCGTATAGCAGGCGTAAATATTCCGACGAACAAGCGTGTCGAGATCGCGCTTCGTTACATTCACGGCATTGGCCCGGCCAAGGCGCGCGAGATCACCGACAAGATCGGTATTGAGCATCATCGCCGCGTTGCTGATCTGACAGATGCCGAAGTTATCCAGATTCGTGAGGCCGTTGATTCCGATCATATGGTCGAGGGCGACCTTCGCCGCGAAGTCTCCATGAATATCAAGCGTCTGATGGACCTTGGCTGCTACCGTGGCCTTCGCCACCGCAAGCGCCTTCCGGTTCGCGGTCAGCGTACCCATACAAATGCACGCACCCGCAAGGGTCCGGCGAAACCAATCGCCGGCAAGAAGAAGTAGGACAGGACCGATATGGCTCGTGATACGACCCGCGTTCGCCGCCGCGCCCGCAAGAACATTTCTTCGGGTGTCGCGCATGTGAATTCGAGCTTCAACAACACCATGATCACCATCACCGATGCGCAGGGAAATGCAATTTCCTGGTCGTCGGCTGGGACCATGGGGTTCAAGGGCTCACGCAAATCGACGCCTTATGCTGCCCAGGTGGCCGCAGAAGACGCTGCGAAGAAAGCTCAGGAGCACGGGCTCCAGACCATCGAGGTCAATGTCCGTGGGCCAGGTTCAGGCCGCGAGAGCGCGCTGCGCGCCCTTCAGACCGCCGGCCTGACCATCACGTCGATCCGCGATACGACCCCAATTCCGCACAATGGCTGCCGCCCACCGAAACGCCGCCGCGTCTAGGTAAGAGCGCCCGTCCTGTAGCAAGACCAAGGAGGCCATGAATGGCCGATACTGCGACCAGTGTGAATGACCGTAACTGGAAAGAACTGATCCGTCCGAACCGCCCGACGGTTGAGACAGGCCGCGACCCGCGCCGCCATGCGAAACTCGTCATCGAGCCGCTGGAGCGCGGTTTTGGCACGACGCTCGGCAACGCGCTTCGCCGCGTCCTTCTTTCTTCGCTTCAGGGCGCCGCCATTTCTGGCGTCCAGATCGACGGCGTTGTTCATGAGTTCTCGTCGATCCCGGGCGTGCGCGAAGACGTCACCACGATCGTCCTGAATCTCAAGCAGATCGCCATCGACATGGTTTCGGATACGCCGAAGCGCATGATTCTGAAGGCCGATGGCAAGGGCGAAGTCAAAGCCGGCCAGATCGAGACCTCGGGTGATGTAAAGATCCTCAATCCGGATCTCGTTATCTGTACGCTTGATGATGGCGCTTCGGTTCGCATGGAATTCACGGTTGCGACCGGCAAGGGCTATGTGCCTGCCGATCAGAGCCGTCCGGAAGATGCGCCGATCGGCTTCATTCCGGTTGATGCGATCTATTCGCCGGTTCGCCGCGTTGGTTACAGCGTCGAAGACACGCGTGAAGGCACCGTGCTCGACTATGACAAGCTGACCCTCTCGGTCGAGACTGATGGCGCGATCACGCCGGAAGACGCAGTGGCCTATGCCGCCCGCATCCTCCAGGACCAGCTCCAGCTCTTCATCACCTTCGATGAGCCTGAAACAGAGAGCGCGTCGTCGAGTGAAGAAACCGATCTTGGCTTCAATCCTGTCCTTCTCAAGAAGGTCGACGAGCTTGAGCTTTCGGTGCGTTCGGCAAACTGCCTGAAGAACGACAACATTGTTTATATCGGCGACCTCATCCAGAAGTCGGAAGCCGAGATGCTTCGCACGCCGAACTTCGGCCGCAAGTCGCTCAACGAGATCAAGGAAGTCCTCGCTGGTATGGGTCTGCACCTCGGCATGGAAGTGCCGGACTGGCCGCCAGAAGATATCGAGGCACTTGCCAAGAAATACGACGATCACCTCTAAACGTCCGCCCGGGAGGGCGCGCAGGAGACCACTTAAATGGCCCACGGAATTGCACATCGCAAGCTGAACCGCACTAGCGCACATCGTAAGGCGATGTTCGCGAACATGGCGTCTTCGCTGATCCAGCATGAGCAAATTGTGACAACGCTCCCCAAGGCGAAGGAGCTGAAGCCGATCATGGACAAGCTCGTTACGCTTGCCAAGAAAGGCGATCTTTCTGCGCGTCGCCAGGCAATTGCCCAGATCCGCAACAAGGATGCCGTCCACAAGCTCTTCGAAGTTTTCGGTGAGCGCTACAAAGACCGCAATGGCGGTTATTGCCGCGTGCTGAAAGCCGGCTTCCGCCATGGTGACAATGCACCGGTTGCCGTCATTGAACTGGTCGACCGCGATGAAGCGGCCAAGGGCGCAGAAGACCGCGCACGCCATGAGGCAGAACTCGCCGAGATGGACGAGTTCGAATAGGGCCTTTTGCCCCGACCCATTTCAAAGCCCCGCAGGTCAGACCTGCGGGGCTTTTTTGTTTGTTTGCCAGAGATCTGGCGTTCTGTTGCTAAAGACCGAGCTGCGCCTTCGACAGGATGTTGCGCTGGATCTCATTGGAGCCGGCATAGATTGAGCCGGCTCGGTCATTGAGATACTTGGCCGATACGGTGACGAGGCTTTCGGGGCCGACCAGGCCCTGATTTGACGGCGCGTGGGTGACAACAGGCCCGCCGGTTTCAGTGTGTTCAGGCTGAAACGGTTCTGAGTACACGCCGGCAAGATCGAGCCCAATCTCGGTGAGGCGTTGGCTAAGCTCGGTGCCGCGTATTTTCATCATGGAGGCTTTGAGGCCCGGTGTGCCGCCGTTGGAGAGCTCCGACATCATCATGAGCTCGGCTGCCTCAAGGGTTGAGGCGTCGATCTCCGCCTGCGTCAGAGAGGCATCAAGTTCAGGCGTCAAGCTGCCAAGCGCGTGCGCTGCGCGTCTGAGGCCCCCAATGCGCTGTAGCAGCCGGGGTCCATAGGACGACCCGCCGCGCTCAAACTCGAGCAGGTATTTGGCGACCGTCCAGCCTTTGTCGATCTCTCCGATGACGTTGGCTTTCGGCACGCGGACATTGTCAAAGAAGACCGCGTTCTGGATGTGCTCACCAGACAGCATGATGATCGGGTCGACCGTCACACCCGGCGCCTGCATATCGATAAGGACGAACGTGATGCCTGTCTGCGGTTTGCCGCTGGCATTCGTGCGGATGAGGCAGAACATCATGTTCGCTTCATGGGCATGCGTCGTCCATATTTTCGAACCGCTACAGAGGAAGGCGTCGCCGTCGTCTTCGGCCGTCATGGTCAGCGCGGCGAGGTCGGACCCCGCGTGCGGCTCTGAATAGCCTTGGCACCAGAAATCTTCTCCGGAGAGGATGCGTGGCAGGTAATAGTCCTTCTGTTCCTTCGACCCATGGCCGATCAGGGCAGGACCGCACATGCCGATGCCCATGGGCGAAAGGGGCGGGGCGCCCGCGCGGGCCATCTCCACGTCGAAGATGTAGCGCTGCGCGACGCTCCAGTCGCACCCGCCATACTCGACCGGCCAGGACGGCGCCGCCCAGCCCTGCGCCTTCAGGATGGCCTGCCATTCGAGGGCGGTCTCCTTGTCGGCATAGACGCTCGTCATGCGCGATGCGTATCGTTTCAGCTCCGGGGTAAGTTTGTCACTGAGAAAGTCGCGGACGTCCCGGCGAAATTGCTCTTCTTCAGAACTGAAAGTCAGCTGCATGGGTCTCTCCGGTCAGGGCTCCCTGCCATGATGGCGGTGCAACAGCAGGCTGCAAGCCGTGACCACGCGTCATACGCCCCAATGAGACTTCAGCAGGCTGGCAAATTCAGGTGCCTTCTCGACGACAGACCAGTGACCGGTATTGGCGTTGCGATAGAGAGGGACGCCTGTCTTTTCGCAAAAGCGTTCGGCGGTCTCGACCGGGACGAACGGATCGTCATCGCCCCAGAAAACGAGGCCGCGTTCAGGCAGCTTGTTCAGGTCGCGGGTCCACTCATCAGCGATGTTTCTCGCCGAGCGATAGAGGCGGAGGATCGACTTGCGCATGCTGGGTGTCCAATGGCGTGTCTCATGCTGGGCAAGGTCGTGTGGCATCCCGGCCTGTTCCAACCCCTTGGCGAGACTGCTGCGCGAAGTGACGGCCATGGCCAGTTCGCCGAGCAGAGGCGTCTGCCAGATACGCGCCGTCCTATGCCACTTGTAATTTCGCTCCGGCAGCGCGTTCGCGACGGCCCAGCTGCGGACCAGATCAGGGCGGAGCGTGGCCGCACGTATCACCAGAAGCGCGCCCCAGTCATGACCGACGAGATCGACGGGTTCGCCAGCCTCCTCCATCAGACCGATCAGCCAGTTAACGTAAGCCTCTTTCGAGCCATCAAAGCCTGTTGGGATAGGCCCGGTAAAACCAGGCAGGGCAGGGACGGTGATGGTGCCGGATATATCTTGTCCAAGCGCTGCTATCAGAGGCTGCCACATCTGGGGCGTGTCTGGCACGCCGTGGACCATAATCGTCTTCATCGCTACGTTCCCCCCGTCGATCATCGCACTTTCCCATGATCGTTAGTCTGTATTGCCAGCGCTCACAATAAGGGCTCCCCTGACTGCTTTCTAAGCAACGGCCGATTTCGCTTCGGTATTGGCTGAGTTTTATTGACGAATTTTAATCTACCGTACGAGCGTCTCTTCATCTCGTGAGTGTGAGGAGAGAGAGAGTATGAGTTTTGTTCGCAAAAGAACGAATGAGAGCCTTCAGCGCGTCCTGCTGTCTGGGGTGGCGGCAACAACCGTTCTGGCGTTTGCCGGACCTGCCGCAATGGCGCAGGACGATGTTGAGACCATTCCTGAAGTTGAGGAAGAGGCGTCCGTTCAGCAAACGATCACGGTAACGGGCTCGCGCATCCCGTCCGACCCCAACCTGATTTCATCGGTGCCCGTTCAGTCAGTCGACGAAAATGCAATCAAGCTTTCGGGTGAGTTTAACCTTGCGGATGTCGTGAATGACATTCCGGCACTCGTATCGTCGACCACAGCAGAACAGTCTGATACCGGCGCGAACGCGCTCAATCTTCGGGGGCTGGGTGCCGAACGGACCCTGACGCTCGTCAACGGTCGCCGCCACGTCGCTGGCTTCCGCGGAACGCAAGCTGTCGATATCGGCACGATCCCGCGCTCTCTTGTTGAGCGCGTCGAGGTGACGACGGGTGGTGCGTCTGCGGTTTATGGTGCCGACGCTGTGACCGGTGTCGTGAACTTCGTCCTAAAGGACGATTTTGAGGGTCTTCAACTCGACCTCAGAGGGGGTGTCTCCGGGGAGGGCGATGCTGAGAACTTCTCCTTTGACCTTCTTGCGGGCCAAAATTTCGACAATGACAAAGGCAATGTCGTTTTCGCGCTGAGTTATGAAGACGATTCGGCCATCACCTATGGCGACCGCGACTGGTCACGCGACAACGGCATTGCCAGCGTTGAGCCACGTGCCAACCCGGCTGCTCTGACGGACCCGAACGCGCCGCCCCGCGCCGTCATCAATGATCCTCGTTTCTGGCTGACCTCGCAGGAAGGCTCGATCGCGCCGACTTTCGGTGGGCGGAACGTTAATTATGTCGATATCAACGGCAATGGCACGCCGGACTGTCAGGAATCAGCGGGCGGACGCGCAGCTTTTCTTGCAGGTTGCTGGCTGACCAATCCTGATGGCTCTATCCGCGTCAATCAGGACGGCATTGTTCTGAATGGTCTGTGGGGGATTGGCGGAGATGGCGGTGCCATCAGTTTTAACCGTGACACGCTTTACCCAGAAACTGACAAGGCGGTTGTCAATCTCAATGCGAATTATGACCTTGATCCGAGCTTTTCTGTCTTCTTCGAAGCGAAATGGGTCAATGCAGAATCAACGACATTTGCTGAGCAGGACACATTCTACGATACGCTGTTCATTGCAGCAGATAACCCGTTTATCCCCGCTCAGCTTAACCCTGTCGTCGCCCAGACGGGCGGTCTGCTGTTAACGCAGGATCCCCTCGATTTCAGTGACGACAATCCGTTCACCTATGAGCGTGAAACGCTTCGTTTCGTCGCCGGGTTCGAATGGGAGCCCGCTGAAGGTCATATCGTTGAGGGGTCCATAAATCGCGGCCAGTTTACGCGGCGCGATGAGTATACCGGGCTTTACCTTGATCGTGTCTTCGCTGCGATTGACACGGTGCAGGATGCTAACGGTAACGTCGTCTGCCGCTCGGACCTGAACCCGAATGCCGCCTACGAGATCGATTATTTCACGGCTGGCAACGGTTATGCTGACGGCGGATTTTCCTCCGACCGTTACTACTCCTTCACGCCGGGCGATGGGTCTTGTGCCCCGCTCAATCCTTTCGGGACATATTCGACCAGTCAGGCGGCGCGTGATTTTGTGACATCTGACCTGAAAGACGAACTGAAGCTTCAGCAAACGGTCATCTCACTTATCTCGACCGGTCAGTTCGACGTGATGGACTTTGTGCTTGACGGTCCGATTGGATATGCGGCCGGTCTTGAGTATCGCGACGAGCGAAGCGAAAGCACGCTTGACCCGATTACGCTTGGTATCCTGCCACCCACCACCTCCTTCACGCCGGGCGCGCAGGTCAGCCAGATCGACCCGTTTCTGTTTTCGTACACGAGCATCGACAATTCTCAGCAATTCAACACGTCGGGCGGCTACGACGTTTACGATGCCTTCGCTGAGATTCGCCTTCCGATCCTGCGCGATCGCCCGTTCGCCAAAGAGCTAACCGTTGATGGTGCGGTTCGTCTCGCGAGTTATTCGACCCTTGGCGAGGCAACGACCTGGAAGGTCGGCGGCTCCTGGGCGCCGATTGACGATATCACGTTCCGCGGCACAATTTCTGAAGCTGTTCGTGCACCGAACGTGTCTGAACTATTCGATCCAAGACTTCCGATAGAGGTTTCAGCGACAGCCGATCCATGCGATCCGGGCAACGTGAATGCAGGTACGGCGTCAAGGCTTCCAAACTGTATCGCGGACCTGCAGGCAGCAGGTGTGCCTTTGAACCAGATCGTCGACGGTAGCGGGAACTACATCTATGTGAACCCGCTCACAGGGCGCTTCTCCGGTGTGTCCGGCGGCAATCCAGATCTCGATGTGGAAACCGCAGAAACCTATACGATCGGGGCGGTCTTTGCGCCTCGATTCATCGAAGGATTCACGCTCACCGTCGATTACTGGGATGTGTCCATTGAGGATGCGATCTCTGCAGTCGCAGCGGGCGATATTCTGGATGGCTGTCTCGACTCGGCAAACTATCCGTCGCTCGAATTCTGTGGCCTCTATACCCGGCGTGCCGATGGCGGTCTGAACGGTCTTGAAACCGGCCAGATCAACTTTGCGCAAGTAGAGGCAAGCGGCGTAGACTTCTCGGCCAGCTACAGCTTTGACTATGGCGAAAACACGTTTGGGGCGACCTTGGTCGGGTCCTACCAGGAGAAACTCGACCGGTTCTTCAATCCAGCTGACCCGGAGGATGTAAATCCGGAAATCGAAGAGCTTTTCTTCCCTGAGCTCTCCGGCAACCTGAACCTGAGCTGGGCGCGGGGTCCTCTTAACGTCGGCTTCCAGACCCAGTATATCAGCCGGCAGGCAGTGGACGAGGTTGAGGATATCCTTGGTCTCAATGGGAATCAGGCGCTTTACGGCAATGCGGGTTTCTTTGACGAAGCCTACATCTTCGATGCGAACGCCTCGTATGAGTTCAACGATCAGTTCACCGTCTATGGCGGCGTGAACAATATCGCTGGCAAGGACCCATACTCGACCCAGACGGCCTGGCCGGTTGGTCCTCGGGGACGGTTCTTCTTCCTTGGCCTGACCTATACCCGCTAGGACGAAGCAAGAGAGTAAAAGTAGGATGCGGAGGCGAAAGCCTCCGCATTTCTGTCTATAAGGTCCCACATGTCAGACGCCGACCAGATGTTCGTGGCGAAAGCCAAAGCGCTCGCAAGCGAGGGCATGATCTCTGAAGCCATCGCTTGTCTTGAGAGCGGACTGGCGTCGCATCCGGCAGCCTTTGACGGATGGATGGCGCTTTCAAAGTTGCTCTACACGACGCGCGATTTCTCGGGAGCCGTCGGTGCCGCGAGGCGCATGGAGAATGCTGACCCTTTCCCATCCGAATTTTTACGCATTCAGCGGGCGATCGAGACACGGAACTTCAGCGAAGCTCATGAGATCGCCGCGAGCATGGCGGAGCGCGTCCCCGGCCACCCACGGGCTGTCTTCACGCTCGCCCATCTGGCGCGCGCCCGCGGCGACCACGAAGCTGCTGCGGCGTATCTAAGCGGGAGCTTCGACCACGCTCCGGCAAACCCGGTGCTGAGAGAGCTTCATGTCAGCGCGCTGGAAGACGCAGGTGATTATGCGGGCGCGATTGAGGCGGCTCGACAGCTTGTCCAGATCGAAGAGAGCTATGCGACGCTTCAGCGCCTGCTCAGCGTCCTGCTGCGATATGGCCTCAATGACGAGGCGCTAAAGGCTTGCGATCGCGCCGAGATGCTCGCTGTGGATGACACTGCAAAGCTCATCGAAATCAACATGTTGCGCGGACAACTTCATCGCATCCTTGGCGATAGCGACCAGAGTGTTGCGGACTTCAAGGCCAGTCTCGCCGCTGATCCGCGTCAGGCGGTCGCGTGGTGGGGGCTGGCAGACCTCAAGACCTACAAATTCAGCGAGACCGAGGAGAGAGCGATCGGCGATCTTCTCATGTCGCCAGCTGGCAGCCGTGCCGAGAAATGTATGGCCGCCTTTGCGCTGGCGAAGGCAAGCGAAGCCTATGGCGACCCAGAACGGATGATGGCCTGGTATGGCAAGGCCAATAGTCTCCATGCGGGCGAGACGTTTGATCCAGTTCAGTTCTCGCAAGCGATTGACCGGTTGCGAGAGGCCTTCGATGTCGGCGCGGCCCAGACGCAGGCCGATCGCCGGGCAGACGGCCCGACGCCAATTTTCATCCTCGGACTGCCTCGGTCTGGTTCAACGCTGCTTGAGCAGATGCTCGCGAGTCATTCCCGGGTGGAAGGGACGATGGAATTGCCCGTTCTGCCATCGATCAAGCGGCGTGCTCACAAGCTGTGCGCCGACAAATATGGCGGCGACTATCTCGGCAATATCGGCAAGCTGAGCGCGGCTGAACTCTCAGAGCTTGGCCAGCAATATATCGATGACAGCACGGTCTTCCGCGCAGAGGGCGCCGATTTCTTCATCGACAAGCTGCCGCATAATTTCGAGCATGTCGCTCTGATCCACAAGATCCTGCCCCATGCGACGATCATCGACATCAGACGTAACCCGATGGATTGCGGCCTCAGCCTCTACAAGCAGCATTTCGCGACTGGTGTCGGCTACAGCTACGACCTTGGCCATATCGGGACTTATTATAACGGATATCTCGCATTGATGGACCATTGGGACACGGTGCTGCCGGGCAGGGTGAAACGCGTCATCTATGAGGATCTCGTCGCCTCGCCGGAGAAAATCATCCGTCAGCTGCTCAGCGATATTGGTCTGGGCTTTGAAGCAGATGTTCTCAACTTCCATCAGACCCAAAGAGCCGTGCGCACCGCGAGCAGCGAACAGGTCCGCCAGCCGCTGAATTCGGCCGGGATTGGGCAGTGGCGCAGGGTTGGGCCGCACCTTTCCCGCCTGAAAGA
It includes:
- a CDS encoding acyl-CoA dehydrogenase family protein, which encodes MQLTFSSEEEQFRRDVRDFLSDKLTPELKRYASRMTSVYADKETALEWQAILKAQGWAAPSWPVEYGGCDWSVAQRYIFDVEMARAGAPPLSPMGIGMCGPALIGHGSKEQKDYYLPRILSGEDFWCQGYSEPHAGSDLAALTMTAEDDGDAFLCSGSKIWTTHAHEANMMFCLIRTNASGKPQTGITFVLIDMQAPGVTVDPIIMLSGEHIQNAVFFDNVRVPKANVIGEIDKGWTVAKYLLEFERGGSSYGPRLLQRIGGLRRAAHALGSLTPELDASLTQAEIDASTLEAAELMMMSELSNGGTPGLKASMMKIRGTELSQRLTEIGLDLAGVYSEPFQPEHTETGGPVVTHAPSNQGLVGPESLVTVSAKYLNDRAGSIYAGSNEIQRNILSKAQLGL
- a CDS encoding alpha/beta fold hydrolase; the protein is MKTIMVHGVPDTPQMWQPLIAALGQDISGTITVPALPGFTGPIPTGFDGSKEAYVNWLIGLMEEAGEPVDLVGHDWGALLVIRAATLRPDLVRSWAVANALPERNYKWHRTARIWQTPLLGELAMAVTSRSSLAKGLEQAGMPHDLAQHETRHWTPSMRKSILRLYRSARNIADEWTRDLNKLPERGLVFWGDDDPFVPVETAERFCEKTGVPLYRNANTGHWSVVEKAPEFASLLKSHWGV
- a CDS encoding TonB-dependent receptor domain-containing protein, which encodes MSFVRKRTNESLQRVLLSGVAATTVLAFAGPAAMAQDDVETIPEVEEEASVQQTITVTGSRIPSDPNLISSVPVQSVDENAIKLSGEFNLADVVNDIPALVSSTTAEQSDTGANALNLRGLGAERTLTLVNGRRHVAGFRGTQAVDIGTIPRSLVERVEVTTGGASAVYGADAVTGVVNFVLKDDFEGLQLDLRGGVSGEGDAENFSFDLLAGQNFDNDKGNVVFALSYEDDSAITYGDRDWSRDNGIASVEPRANPAALTDPNAPPRAVINDPRFWLTSQEGSIAPTFGGRNVNYVDINGNGTPDCQESAGGRAAFLAGCWLTNPDGSIRVNQDGIVLNGLWGIGGDGGAISFNRDTLYPETDKAVVNLNANYDLDPSFSVFFEAKWVNAESTTFAEQDTFYDTLFIAADNPFIPAQLNPVVAQTGGLLLTQDPLDFSDDNPFTYERETLRFVAGFEWEPAEGHIVEGSINRGQFTRRDEYTGLYLDRVFAAIDTVQDANGNVVCRSDLNPNAAYEIDYFTAGNGYADGGFSSDRYYSFTPGDGSCAPLNPFGTYSTSQAARDFVTSDLKDELKLQQTVISLISTGQFDVMDFVLDGPIGYAAGLEYRDERSESTLDPITLGILPPTTSFTPGAQVSQIDPFLFSYTSIDNSQQFNTSGGYDVYDAFAEIRLPILRDRPFAKELTVDGAVRLASYSTLGEATTWKVGGSWAPIDDITFRGTISEAVRAPNVSELFDPRLPIEVSATADPCDPGNVNAGTASRLPNCIADLQAAGVPLNQIVDGSGNYIYVNPLTGRFSGVSGGNPDLDVETAETYTIGAVFAPRFIEGFTLTVDYWDVSIEDAISAVAAGDILDGCLDSANYPSLEFCGLYTRRADGGLNGLETGQINFAQVEASGVDFSASYSFDYGENTFGATLVGSYQEKLDRFFNPADPEDVNPEIEELFFPELSGNLNLSWARGPLNVGFQTQYISRQAVDEVEDILGLNGNQALYGNAGFFDEAYIFDANASYEFNDQFTVYGGVNNIAGKDPYSTQTAWPVGPRGRFFFLGLTYTR
- a CDS encoding tetratricopeptide repeat-containing sulfotransferase family protein, translated to MSDADQMFVAKAKALASEGMISEAIACLESGLASHPAAFDGWMALSKLLYTTRDFSGAVGAARRMENADPFPSEFLRIQRAIETRNFSEAHEIAASMAERVPGHPRAVFTLAHLARARGDHEAAAAYLSGSFDHAPANPVLRELHVSALEDAGDYAGAIEAARQLVQIEESYATLQRLLSVLLRYGLNDEALKACDRAEMLAVDDTAKLIEINMLRGQLHRILGDSDQSVADFKASLAADPRQAVAWWGLADLKTYKFSETEERAIGDLLMSPAGSRAEKCMAAFALAKASEAYGDPERMMAWYGKANSLHAGETFDPVQFSQAIDRLREAFDVGAAQTQADRRADGPTPIFILGLPRSGSTLLEQMLASHSRVEGTMELPVLPSIKRRAHKLCADKYGGDYLGNIGKLSAAELSELGQQYIDDSTVFRAEGADFFIDKLPHNFEHVALIHKILPHATIIDIRRNPMDCGLSLYKQHFATGVGYSYDLGHIGTYYNGYLALMDHWDTVLPGRVKRVIYEDLVASPEKIIRQLLSDIGLGFEADVLNFHQTQRAVRTASSEQVRQPLNSAGIGQWRRVGPHLSRLKESLGADTLRRFEPYLGGAVR